The following proteins are co-located in the Limanda limanda chromosome 5, fLimLim1.1, whole genome shotgun sequence genome:
- the LOC133001993 gene encoding perforin-1-like: protein MPEGKHQQSNFILLIMALSVMLEVCRVHGCRTGSGSECEEAPFVPGHNLAGEGFDVVRMRRTGAYVINVEAHLAENRTCTLCPNRFQNGQIQRLPAAVVDWHPLSGCNQQLSSALHHSVDSLLRSSNSLVNNNWKVELGLDNVGTGVLGGSRSELAVFAGQQHCGEKVTFATHEISCTYYSYRLADHPQLSTEFTKHLNRLPPSLNTSQDRVEYRRLIDTYGTHYIRQVQLGGKVKRITAFRNCVATMKGYSESEIDNCLNYELRMALGFLPVNASFSNKCENILKGNMSMGSYQAFMTHQTEVIGGGVGDILHQQEPSEAYRSWMNSLHDNPDVVSYAILPLHRLVKDSQISANLKSIVTDYIKENQLQVGHPDSKSSSLTPNLVRNGRPKRAVIGTLRVKIKHAAGLNSDPFSKTDAYVKIIYNGRTQKTSTINERNYPVWNDVFYFDYVDCSDKLFVEVWDADVRYDDLIGRSYVYLEKGSWEVISELSEGALYYEFTVR from the exons ATGCCAGAAGGAAAACATCAACAGAGCAACTTCATTCTGTTGATAATGGCTTTGTCAGTCATGTTGGAGGTCTGCAGGGTCCATGGCTGTCGGACTGGCTCTGGATCAGAGTGTGAAGAAGCTCCTTTTGTCCCAGGCCACAACCTGGCAGGAGAGGGCTTCGATGTGGTGCGGATGCGTCGAACGGGCGCGTATGTCATCAACGTCGAAGCTCACCTGGCTGAAAACCGCACCTGCACACTGTGTCCCAACCGGTTCCAAAACGGACAG ATTCAGAGGCTTCCAGCGGCGGTGGTGGACTGGCATCCCCTCAGCGGCTGCAATCAGCAGCTTTCTAGTGCCCTGCACCACTCGGTGGACTCCCTGCTGCGCAGCTCCAACTCCCTGGTTAACAACAACTGGAAGGTGGAATTGGGCCTCGACAATGTTGGCACAGGAGTGCTGGGAGGAAGCAGATCAGAACTGGCAGTGTTTGCTGGTCAACAGCACTGTGGGGAAAAGGTCACTTTTGCCACCCATGAAATCAGTTGCACCTACTACAG CTACAGGCTGGCTGATCATCCCCAGCTGAGTACAGAATTCACAAAGCATCTGAACCGACTCCCACCAAGTTTAAACACAAGCCAGGACAGAGTCGAGTACAGACGTCTGATAGACACCTATGGAACTCACTATATACGCCAG GTCCAACTTGGTGGAAAGGTGAAGCGAATCACTGCCTTCAGGAACTGTGTGGCCACAATGAAGGGTTACTCAGAGTCTGAGATCGATAACTGCCTGAACTACGAACTCCGAATGGCTCTAGGTTTCCTCCCTGTTAATGCTTCCTTCTCCAACAAGTGTGAAAACATCCTGAAGGGCAATATGAGCATGGGCTCCTACCAAGCCTTCATGACTCACCAGACCGAGGTTAtcggggggggagtgggggacATCCTCCACCAGCAAGAACCATCTGAAGCGTACCGCAGCTGGATGAACAGCCTCCACGACAACCCTGACGTAGTTTCCTACGCCATCCTCCCTCTGCACCGTTTGGTGAAGGACTCGCAGATCAGTGCCAATCTGAAAAGCATCGTCACTGACTACATTAAAGAGAACCAGCTGCAGGTGGGACATCCTGATTCTAAGAGCAGTTCCCTGACTCCTAACCTGGTTCGCAACGGTCGTCCAAAAAGGGCTGTGATAGGAACCCTCAGAGTGAAGATCAAACATGCTGCAGGCCTGAATTCGGACCCCTTCTCAAAAACAGACGCCTACGTGAAAATCATCTACAATGGCAGGACCCAGAAAACTTCCACGATAAATGAAAGAAATTACCCAGTGTGGAatgatgtattttattttgattacgTTGACTGCTCTGATAAGTTGTTTGTGGAAGTCTGGGACGCGGATGTACGCTATGATGACCTGATTGGGAGAAGTTATGTGTATCTTGAGAAGGGATCTTGGGAAGTGATCAGTGAGCTCAGTGAAGGAGCTCTCTACTATGAGTTCACCGTCAGATGA
- the smarcad1a gene encoding SWI/SNF-related matrix-associated actin-dependent regulator of chromatin subfamily A containing DEAD/H box 1A — translation MSLFNLDRFRFDKKAQDSGSNSPESEKENKPAQMKRVKAPSKSHARGVVYEEDLSIDLEDDEVLSEPKTRVTSSMKSKNPIWKPSDHTDNEENKSEEKTTRLKEMFPQMTREEILEVIGSTSTLEEAVDACFLKGSDNKAPEQDKKRKLDGSSSSQDSGEIQETKKRRVSEVFDEDDDDANEPSWEKQEAMVRRLQKKFPDQDKEELRMVLQEHDWNAEEALQVLQMFSDPDTSFSAPESEEKKSSKSKSKDKSSRDHKELRRHKDHRDSTKRNGHENSKDPIIVSETDGDSTDDTEASKDSEDESDPEDINVSIPNTSRASTMNTWLQKISRPVSSSSSVKKTTTSSSLKHSSSPSSSSTSSTAQMLSRFASGTSIAKKQAAERKTKARASDERVSSEGENDDEEDTFSSEFENSDEELDTKGAITGIKKEVLKFFQEESRDELMLIAGCSVKKALKIVELRPFSSWKSLVEVFNKANGLSQDLLFGCRLVLRERKMVVGLMSKCNTISSKMLKQVTEVMEKGTGAMKQPRILNSKLRLKPYQLIGLKWLLLLHEHKLSGILADEMGLGKTIQAIAFLAQLYENGIEGPHVLVVPSSTLDNWVRELKLWCPSFNVLIYCGSVEDRRYLRHDILNDKSDFHVIVTTYNLAIGNDYDRSLFRKLRMKYAVFDEGHMLKNMSSLRYRHLMAINAEHRLLLTGTPLQNNLLELMSLLNFIMPSMFSSTTTQLTKMFSIKSQDEQSRFERDRISQAKLIMKPFILRRLKSEVLKQLPAKEEKVESCSMSEKQQVLYEKLFKKIKASTTGEKRELCNVMMQLRKMANHPLLHRQYYTTEKLKAMSKLMLKEPTHFDADAALIQEDMEVMSDFELHRLCQQYSTISSYQLENNLLLDSGKFHYLKEMLASLKNKGDRVVLFSQFTMMLDIVEVMLKHHKHRYIRLDGSTPIADRIVLIDEFNTDPEIFVFLLSTRAGGLGINLTSANVVILHDIDCNPYNDKQAEDRCHRVGQTRIVKVIRLISKGSIEDCMLQLGQRKLKLEQDMTAAEQGGEGFIPEDMASLLKASLGM, via the exons ATGAGCTTGTTCAATTTGGACCGTTTTCGTTTCGACAAGAAGGCGCAGGACAGCGGCTCCAACAGCCCCGAGTCGGAGAAGGAGAATAAGCCAG CTCAGATGAAGCGTGTCAAAGCTCCATCAAAGTCCCATGCCCGAGGAGTGGTTTACGAGGAAGACCTTTCTATCGACTTAGAAGATGACGAGGTCCTCTCTGAACCAAAGACCAGAGTAACTTCAAGTATGAAATCCAA GAATCCAATTTGGAAACCGTCAGATCATACGGATAATGAGGAGAATAAGTCTGAGGAAAAAACAACCAGGCTTAAAGAGATGTTTCCTCAGATGACGAGGGAGGAGATACTCGAG GTCATTGGAAGCACAAGCACATTGGAAGAGGCTGTAGATGCCTGCTTTTTAAAGGGCTCTGATAACAAAG ctCCGGAacaagacaaaaagagaaagctGGATGGATCCAGCAGTTCTCAGGACAGTGGTGAGATTCAAGAGACCAAGAAAAGGAGAGTGTCAGAG GTATTTGATGAAGATGACGATGATGCCAACGAGCCAAGCTGGGAGAAGCAGGAAGCCATGGTGAGAAGACTGCAGAAAAAGTTTCCTGACCAGGACAAGGAG GAGCTGCGGATGGTTCTCCAGGAACATGACTGGAATGCAGAGGAGGCTCTGCAGGTTCTCCAGATGTTCTCAGACccag ATACCAGCTTCAGCGCACCTGAGtcagaagaaaagaaatccaGCAAATCAAAGAGTAAAGACAAGTCAAGCAGGGACCACAAAGAGTTGAGGCGCCACAAAGATCACAGAGACAGTACAAAGAGGAATGGTCATGAGAACTCTAAAGACCCCATAATTGTCAGTGAAACAGATGGAGACAGTACAGATGATACAGAAGCGTCAAAAGACAGTGAAGACGAATCAGACCCAGAAGACATTAACGTTTCCATACCCAACACAAGTAGAGCCTCCACTATGAACACGTGGCTACAAAAAATTTCTCGCCCAgtgtcttcgtcctcctctgtcAAGAAAACAACTACCTCTTCGTCCCTAAAGcattcctcttctccctcctcctcctccacctcgtcCACTGCCCAGATGCTGTCCAGATTTGCCAGTGGCACGAGTATAGCGAAGAAACaggcagcagagagaaagacaaaggcGCGTGCCTCTGATGAACGTGTCAGTTCTGAGGGTGAAAATGACGATGAAGAGGACACATTTAGCAGCGAGTTTGAAAACTCTGATGAGGAGCTTGACACTAAAGGTGCCATTACGGGAATAAAGAAGGAGGTGCTCAAGTTTTTCCAGGAAGAATCAAGAGATGAGCTGATGCTGATCGCTGGCTGTTCTGTTAAAAAGGCCCTGAAAATTGTGGAGCTGAGACCCTTTAGTAGCTGGAAAAGCCTG GTTGAAGTCTTTAACAAGGCCAATGGACTGTCGCAGGATTTACTCTTCGGCTGCAGACTTGTCCTCAGGGAGCGGAAGATGGTGGTGGGGCTCATGTCCAAATGTAATACTATTTCCTCAAAAATGCTCAAGCAAGTGACTGAAGTGATGGAGAAAGGCACAGGGGCCATGAAACAGCCCAGAATACTCAACAGCAA GTTACGACTGAAGCCCTATCAGCTGATTGGTCTGAAgtggctgctgctcctgcatgAGCACAAGCTCAGTGGTATCCTCGCTGATGAAATG GGTTTGGGGAAAACTATCCAAGCCATAGCGTTTCTGGCCCAGCTATACGAGAATGGAATAGAGGGTCCTCATGTCCTCGTTGTGCCGTCCTCTACACTCG ATAACTGGGTCAGAGAGCTCAAGCTGTGGTGCCCAAGCTTCAATGTTCTAATCTATTGCG GATCTGTGGAGGACCGCCGCTACCTCAGACACGACATCCTCAATGACAAATCTGATTTCCATGTCATAGTGACCAC ATACAACTTGGCGATAGGAAACGATTACGACCGCAGCCTTTTCCGCAAGCTGCGTATGAAGTATGCTGTGTTTGATGAAGGTCACATGCTGAAGAACATGAGCAGCTTGCGATACCGCCACCTCATGGCTATTAAT GCCGAGCATCGTTTGCTGCTGACAGGAACTCCTTTACAGAACAACCTCTTAGAGTTGATGTCTCTCCTCAACTTCATCATGCCTTCTATGTTCTCCAGCACCACGACACAGCTCACCAAAATGTTCTCTATA AAATCCCAAGACGAGCAGAGCCGTTTTGAAAGGGATCGTATTTCTCAGGCCAAACTCATCATGAAACCGTTTATCCTCCGAAGACTCAAGAGTGAG gttTTAAAGCAGCTGCCAgcgaaggaggagaaggtggagtcCTGCTCGATGAGTGAGAAGCAGCAGGTGCTGTACGAGAagctctttaaaaaaatcaaggcCTCCACCACTGGCGAGA AGCGGGAGCTGTGCAATGTGATGATGCAGTTGAGGAAGATGGCCAACCACCCACTGCTCCACAGACAGTACTACACCACAGAGAAGCTCAAAGCCATGAGCAAACTCATGCTCAAG GAGCCAACTCACTTTGATGCAGATGCGGCTCTGATCCAGGAGGACATGGAGGTGATGTCAGACTTTGAGCTGCATCGTCTGTGCCAGCAATACTCCACCATCAGCTCCTACCAGCTTGAAAACAATCTCCTGCTTGACTCTGGGAAGTTCCACTACCTCAAAGAGATGCTGGCCTCTCTAAAAAACAAG GGCGACAGAGTGGTATTATTCAGTCAGTTCACCATGATGCTGGACATTGTGGAAGTGATGCTGAAACATCACAAGCATCGTTACATCCGACTGGATGGATCTACACCCATAGCCGACAG GATTGTGTTGATTGATGAGTTCAACACGGACCCTGAAATATTTGTGTTCCTGTTGTCAACTCGAGCTGGCGGCCTGGGCATCAACCTCACGTCAGCTAATGTTGTGATTCTACATGACATCGACTGCAACCCCTACAATGACAAACAGGCAGAAGACAGGTGTCACCGTGTGGGACAGACCAG GATTGTGAAGGTGATTAGGCTGATCAGTAAGGGCAGCATAGAGGACTGCATGCTGCAGCTGGGACAGAGGAAATTAAAGCTGGAGCAGGACATGACTGCTGCTGAACAGG GTGGTGAGGGATTCATACCTGAAGATATGGCATCTTTACTCAAAGCTTCACTGGGAAtgtga